ATCAGCTCGGGAAAAAAGTGAATAATTACACAATAATATTTCATTTTGTGTGACTACAGCACCAGCGATAAAAAGCAAAAATAGAGACGTTCTAATTGAGCGAGGCGTCGGAGCCTGCAGGGTTTTTATCATTGAAAACAATGCATTGTACTTGTTACCTTTAGCTAGTTTAGGCCTTTAGAAAAATATGTTTTGCCAACTTGGACGGGTCAATTCATTTGAACGTATTTTCCTTTAACTGCCAACCTGCCCATTCAGTACATGCTATTTCCCCCTCTACCCACATCTACCAGACACACAACCCAACACCCCTCTTCTCCCCCATACCTTCAGccccctaaccctgtcccttgGCTTGTGTCCTCTGACTAAGGCTGATAAATTAGGGAGCAGATACAATGGCCTGGGTTTTAGCAGCTCACGTGGACAAATGGAACATGATCAGAAACACATGACTACTGTCATCATCTGTTTATGTGCTTGACcttttggttctctctctcggtgtgttATTGTACTACAGTTGATCTCAGGGCTGTGGCGCTGCTTTTGTACCACCCTCCCAACTTATGTAAAACATCTTTGACATTATGAAAACAAACCATACAGAGACATAGATACACAGATGAAGTTGTTAACACGTAGAATGTGTTTCAAGTTGGAACATGTACTTTCTGTCATTGTCCCAGAACTGCACACTTCAGGTCaggtacacacacgtacataaaCAGTGGAAATAACACCACGTTGTTATAGAATCTCACAGATTCTGATTGGTTTAGACCTGTCTTAATGTTTGTTTTGATTGGCTGCCTGGCAGGTCCTAGAGCAGCACATGGACGGGCGCTGGAAGGGGCACATCCACGACAGCCAGAGGGGCACCGACCGGGTTGGCTACTTCCCCCCGAACATTGTGGAGGTCATCAGCAGACGCtcaggtcagtcacacacacacacaccaacacacaccctgtAAGTTCAGTGCGATCATTAGCCATTCCCCACTCCCATCGGAAAGCAATGGGcaaagagagagagtcctctgacATTTGCCTCTTTCATTGCGTAACCGTGGCACCCGCAGCAAACGGAGGATTCGTAGCTTGTTGAGTCAGCTGCCGGCATGTCggaacatcaacacacacacagacacactcacacacactcactcactcacacactcactaactCACTCATCTCCCAGACATGTCAGCACACTCACAATGCAGGATTAAGTCAGAAATGGAATGGGAAATGGCTTGGAACTGCAGGAGTCATCTGCTATTGTACATTTTGTAAAAACTCCCACCCTTACCTACGCAGTCTACCTCTAATACCGGTTAGATTAACAGAAGGTGTCAGTTACCTACCTAACACCACAGAAGAAGATAATCCGCCCCACACCACCTCTTTGATGTGCACTAGAGGGAGAAATCCCTGAGTGAATAGGTTGGCGTGGTGACACTCACGGAGCAGCTTTGACAGAACAGAGAGCAGCTCAGCACTGCAGTCAGTGAAAAAGGACAGGTTTCTGTCTTCTCTGCAAGTCTGTCACCACAACAAAAGATCAGGGGAACGGGAGACCCATCTTAAATTGTCCCTCTGCGCCTActgtaccttcagaaagtactcacaccccgttactttttccacattttgttgttacagcctgaattttaaaaaTATTACATTGAAatgttgtgtcactgatctacacacaataccccataatgtcaaagtggaattttgtttttaGAAGTCTTTACAAATGATTAGAAAATGaaaagttgaaatgtattcaaccccttttgtaATGGCCAGCCTGAATACGTACAGATGTAAActatgcttaacaagtcacacataataagttgcatggactcactctttgtTCGAAAATAGTGTTAACATGATTTgtattatctgtaaggtccctcagccaAGTAGTGAATATCAAGCACAGATCCAACCACCaacaccagggaggttttcctgtGCCTCGCAAAGAAGAGAACCTATTGGTAGTTGGGTGTTAAaaataaaagcagacattgagtGACCTAGTTACAGTTGTGATTTAAATTGTCTTGACAATCTATGGCAAGGTATGacaatggctgtctagcaatgatcaacaaccaacttgacagagcatgAAGAAGTTTATATTTCTATTGCAAATATTGTCCAATCCAGGTGtgcacagctcttagagacttacccagaaatactcacagctgtaatcactgccaaaggtgattctaacatgtattgactcaggggtgtgaatatttatgtgAATGATATATTTCTGTATGTCGTTATGTGGTATTGTATATAGATGGGTgagataaaaaatataaaacatctattgaatcaattttgaatttaggctgtgatgcaacaaaatgtgtaatatgTGAAggtatgaatacttcctgaaggaacTGTTTCTCCCttggctccacacacacacacactgataggtTGTATCGCTACACATCACTGCGTTGGAAGAGCAGTGGTGGCCCCTCTTCATGACAGGTTGGCCCCTCCAGAGAACACCCCATTTCCCAGACTGCCTTGGTTGGACTAATTCTCTCATGCTTCCAATCCATCCCTTGcttctatttttctctcttcctcctcttctctcagcaTCTCTCCATCCATACCATGTCATGTCCACCTCTAACCATCAGCTTGCGTTAACCTCCTCTCTGTATGTGTCCTACCTGTTTGACCCTGTAGGGGGCACCCTGTCCCGGCACGCCTCTCTGCCCACCCAGCGCCACCAGCTCCTCTCCAGAgcccccctctcctccagcctgAGCTCAGCCCCCCAGACCGACGACTCCTACACAATGTACACCCCCAACAATCCCCACATGGCCCTCTCCCACGCCATTGGCCTCAGCGCCAACccaggtatatacacacacacccttatacATGCACTCAGAGGACAGACGCACATTGAAACCTGTATACGGTACTCAGTCCCCTAACCAGCCAGACAACTCCCCCACCACTGTGAACCATGGTGAGGCCGCAAGGACACCCATGTTCGCACCCTCTAAACCCCTCTCATGCTCAGGCCCAGCCAATCCCCAGTGCTGCTCCATGGTACCCCCATGGCCCAACAGTGTTGTTATGTCTGATAGGTCGGCCTCCCagcagcctctctcagcctggtTGTCCCCTGGAGGACATCTGGGTGCTCAGGAACTCACACACCGCGGGTAAGAGTCCCTCCACTGTCCCCCCATGACAATAGCTGTCCCCATGCTCTGTCCCCATGCTCTACCTTTGTCATGTGCCAGCTTCAAACTGAGCTTCCCATAGCTCCTGCTGCTCTCCCTGCTGCCACAGGATGGGACCACCAGGAAACCTCTGTTCCAGTGACCAAAAAAAGTGACAATTTCGACAGTCTACAGGACACTGCAAGCTTAAAGGGTGCCCTGTGTACTCTGCTGTAAGAATTTTCCATTGTGGATGACCTTTCATCTGTCCTACTGCAGGACTGTAGTTGTAGTTTAGccctgtagttctgtagttctgtaCCCTTGGCTGCTGTTGCTCTATGCCTGCAGCTCCGCTCCACCATGCAACCATCTCCCTTGGCTTCGTATGGCAGCAAATGACATCCTGTCCTGGCCTGTGCCACCCCCCCTGATCTGTGATGACTTGGCTGGCTCAGTGACAGGGTCCACAGCCCCAACCTCTGCCATCCTCTGCCAGCTTCAGTTAGAatcatgtggatgtgtgtgtgactgtgttgaTGTGAGCTCTGGAAGGACACAGAGGGGAGGTACCTCATTTtgctctccctctcgctgtccAGCCACCACGGTTGTCTTTAACGTCCCTcacttctatctctctccctctctccatcctcctctcctgtgGTCCTATCTAGCAGGTGACAGGAACAGTGTAGGGAGTACGGGCAGTGTGGGCAGCACCCGTAGTGCTGGGAGTGGACAGAGCACAGAGAGTAACACTGCTCTCAACGGACAACACCACCAGACCACTGCACTCCCAGACACAGCCAAAGTACTGGACCAATtgttatttcagctttatttatcCTGGCTAGTCTTATTGAGATAGGTTTTCAATTATTTTAGCATTGTTATCTTACTCACAGCTATGAACAGAGGAAATGTGATATTGTAATTTACTGTCTTTGTATGTAGTGCCAGGCAACAGATTGTTTATTGTCTTGTGCTCTGTTTTGATGTGCAGCCAGCTCCCTCTGCTGGTGACTCAGGGCAACCAGTCCACAATAAACAGCCTGACCTGACTGCAGGTAGGAATACCAGCCATTTTTCTCATTACTGTTACGTACCACAACATTTCTCCTGAAACTTCATTCATTTAACTCTCCAGTGTGTGTTTTCTTGTCTAGTGGTTCTGGGTGCTCCTCGGAGGCCGATGGTGAACATACTGAGACCAGGGGAACAGCAGTTTGTCTCCCCACAGTTTATACGTCCTCTGCAGCTACTGGAGGGCAAGGTGAGACTCAGACACAGGCCAGGCACTAGCCAGGCACAGGacagacacaggacaggacaggaaatatTGTCCATGTATTTTTCTGTGTACTCTGTATGCCACAGTGAAATACATGTATCTATTAAAAGACAGGAGGACAGTGAATAGGCCAGTAGTTGATGTTAATGTGAAACTCAACCCCTCCCCTCTGGTGTAGGATGCAGAGGCCATCTACCAGTGGCTGAGTGACTTCCAGTTGGAGCAGTACACTGGGAACTTCATCACGGCCGGCTACGACGTCCCCACCATCAGCAGGATGACCCCAGAGGACCTGACGGCCATCGGCGTCACCAAGCCAGGCCACCGCAAGAAGATCTCAATCGAGATAGGAAACCTCAGCATCCCAGAGTGGCTGCCTGAATACATCCCGGTAAGGTCTTACTgatgcctgtgtctgtctgtctgtctgtctgtctgctattgTGTGCAAGTCAGGTTTTACATTAGTTTCATAAAGGTTTCAACTGTGTAGGTCTGACTGTGACTCTTCTCCTACTCCAGGCAGACCTGGGGGAGTGGCTGAGTACCATAGGCCTGCCTCAGTACCAAAGGAAGCTGTCAGAGAACGGCTATGACTCCATCAGCATCGTACGGGACCTGACCTGGGAGGACCTGCAGGAGATAGGCATCACCAAGCTGGGCCACCAGAAGAAGATGATGCTGGCTGTGAAAAAGCTGTGTGACATCCAGAGGGCCATCCTGGCTGCAGAATCTGGCCAGGGCACGTTGCGCCGCAAGCCCCCTGGAGCCCTTCACCTGGTCACCATCGAGCCCCCTGACAGCTCCTCCGACTGCCCCTCGCCCCACACCCCCAAGATGCTGACCTTCCAGGACAGCGAGCTGAGCGCTGAGCTGCAGACAGCCATGTCCAGCCACTGCCAGGAGGGCCCGGCCATCAAGAGTGCCGTGGGCATGTCTCGGAGCCAAGAGAGCATCGACGCCCGGTCCAGGGGCTCAGGGCGCTCCCAGGACCCCCCCACGGCCTCCATCACTCCCCACAGCCGCTCACAGGAGAGCCTAGGGGGCAGCAGTACCTCCACCAGCCTCAGTGCTGACAGCAGCCCTGCCAAGGAGAGGAACATTCCAGAAGGCTGGGACCAGAGGTCCATACTACAGCAGCAGCAACTTCCCAAGCAGGTCCCCCTGGGGGCAGCCACCGTGTTCCAGTACCCAGCCATCCCAGCCAAGCCTAAAGGCCCTGGGTCTCACTCCCTAGGCTCCTCTCCCCAGGGCTCCCCGGCCCAGAGGGGCTTCAGCTACCTCCACTCCCACTGTGGCAGCACCGACGTGGGCCACGGCTCGCCCACCAAGCCCTTGGCACACACCTACCATTCCATGACCCTGGCCCCGCCTAAGAAGCGCAGCCAGAGCCTGACACGCTATGCCCTGTCAGACGGCGAACCAGACGAAGAGGATGACGACCTGGCTCCACCCTCTAGCACCCTAGAGTCCTACGCCACCCTGACCCGCCGGCCCGGACGCAGCCAGCTGGCAGGCATGCAGATCACACCCGTAAAGTACGGCACTGTGGGACGTAGCCAGTCCTTTGCCGTGCGCGCTCGTAAAAAGGGTCCCCCTCCAGCCCCACCCAAGAGACTGAGCTCGGTGAGCAGTAGCCCCAGCATTGGGTCCACTGAGAATATGGCGCCCTCTCCtgggggggtggagacagacagcccaGGGAGCGTGAGGAGCATCGCAGCCTGTCTGGAGGCCTCCACTGAGGGGAAGAGCCTGTCCAGGCCCAGGCTGGACCTCCTCCAACCAGAGCCTCCCCTCCCCAGCCTCACCCCCTCAGGACTGGAGCCCAGAGAGGCCTCTgcagggatgaggaggagggtgcAGAGCGAATGTGCTCCAGCCCAAACTGACATCCCAGACCATTACCCAGACCCAGAGCGAGGGGTGAAGTCAGACTCTGAGGAGGAGGAACCTAAGGCACCGGGTTTGGATGGCTCCTCATCCCCTCACAATAGCTCTAGCGAGTGTATCCCCTTCGCCGAGGAGGGCAACCTCACCATCAAGCAGAGGCCCAAGGTGGGAGGGCCGCCCAGGGCCGAGAGCACTGTGGAGATCCCAGCAGACAAGAACCGGCCTACCAAGACAGCCCTGGAGGTGCCTGAGTTTAACCTGAAGGAGTCAGACACTGTGAAGCGGAGATACAAGCCTAAAGACCATGCTGGCAGCTCTCCCACCAGTGACAGTGAGGGCCAGATAGGGTCAGACTCCAGTCCAGGCAGCAGGCTCCAGTCCGAGAGCTGTGAGGAGGTGAGTCTGGTCAGTCTGAGGATCAGTGAGGCCAGTCTGGAGGGGCTGGAGAACCTAGCAGTGACAGGCACACCCCTCAAACCCCCAGTCTCCCCCAAGCCTCACTGCTCCCACGGACCCCCCCGTCACAGCCCCAAAACCGTCCCGACACAGTCTGGCTGCTGCTACAGGTAACTTATTACACTTGGAAGCTCATTATTATGTCTTTCTGTTttttgtttcaaatatttttattaaacacacagaagaatggtgtataggtatacatgacaggtatacaattcttatctaaacataaaagagcatacaggaacaacaagacccagagttctgggtgcagaacaaataatacaaaacacgacatacaaaacaaggacacgtagaaagaaagagggaagatgtcccccctatcccccatcccctatccccccccaccccctcccaactgctcgggtggtagggccagcacacgctgcccaaaggtagattaaaatattacaattgagagtgcgttaataagtacaaattcattgttcagaatatatctaattctttctaagtgtacagtgtttgccaattcactgagccataatttggtagagggcgcttccctccttttccaaaacaacaagattagtttttttgccgagatgagaccatacgagattagttgttttGGGGGAGTTGGTTAATCCAtttagggactcagatactcccaggattatcagaagtGGGACTGGATCTATTGAAGactccaaaacttcagagaggatcctaaaaattccacaccaataaccatgcaagctagagcatagggcaaagcagtggagtagtgtaccctgcatagcctgacatttatcacatgtaggagatgtgtcaggaaatatcctatgcagtttagttttggaatagtgtaatctgtgtaataccttgaattgtatgagacgatgtctggaattaatggagcatgtgtggatatactccaagctctcttcccagtctgccactgagatgtcagtccctagttcttcctcccattttgccttgatggcatcagtagaaggtgtgctaacagattgaaaagcatcatatagacgcgatatcagtttatctgaggtggggcatatttttatgcatccatcaaacatggaaggtttagcattcccaaatgttgggaggtgttttctaacgtagtctctcatttgtaggtatctgaaaaaatgacttctgggaagattataagtttccctcagcaactcaaaggaagcaaaggtcccttctatgtataaatcccctatggtacttatccccaactctccccatcgctcaaaggtgttgtcaaggttagaaggggcaaaggagggattcctggcgacagggagcatgaatgacattggtctgagctcaaagtggactttaatttgcttccagattcggactgtgctatgtattataggattgttacaataaagtgacCAGATTGACAGGTgacaaaatcacagcgccaatagagaaggggtgacactcctcacgctccatactaagccagctgTATGCCGGGAGTATGAATACTCTCTTTATGAAAGaatttaggtatgaatactgggatgttctgatataggtagagcagttgtgggaggaagaccattttaatggcgttaattcttccgagcagagaaattgggagagttctccaaaatactatgtttgctttgagtttttgtatcagagaggggaaattctctttaaatagtaaggagtattgtttggtaactacaattcctaggtaggtaaagttttctgaagataacttaaatgggagatgttctagccaggaggtattttgcgaccgtatgggcattaattcactcttgttccaatttattctgtatcccgagaaggtaccaaacaaattgatcacatcaagaatagctgggatactagcctggggttctgttacatagaggaggatgtcatctgcgtacagtgagatcttatttagagtatctttagtattatagccgtgtattgctgcatgagatctaatcgtcTGAGCGAGCGGTTCAATAATTAGGACGAAGAGCAAAGGcgacagcgcacaaccctgccttgtccccctgttgaggttaaatcggggcgacaatgattggttagtgagtattctggcacaagggttcctatataaaagctggatccaatttatgaacctatctccaatattaaatttctgtaggaccttgaatagatagggccactcaacttggtcaaaggccttttcggcgtcaagagatatgacggcaaggtccacgttgggtaacctctgagaatacataatattgaagaggcgcctgagattgaagaatgagtttctgttagggataaagccggtctgatccgaatggaccaatttgccaattaaagtgctaagcctgttagccagagtttttgctaaaatcttttggtctgtattaaggagagatattggtctgtatgaccctacctcttctggatcgttacccttcttatgtataactgtaatgaacgcttcgtccaaagtagaagggagagctTCATCCCCATTGGCCTGAATCAACATTTTGTGCAGATAGGGGGACagcatgttgctgaatgttttatagaattcaccagggtatccatctgggcccggggtcttgccactctttagagatttaattgtttctcGAATTTCATCATgagatatttccttattcaggaagttagaatcttcctggttcagggcaggaagattacagtcctccaaaaatgtttgcataattaaggggttaggatccGCTTGTATATAGAGtatagatgtatatagagtctcataaaactgCCGGAATCTGTCATTGATTTCTTTGGCggaagagagtaattccccagatgcagatttaaccctgtgaatca
The sequence above is a segment of the Oncorhynchus gorbuscha isolate QuinsamMale2020 ecotype Even-year linkage group LG16, OgorEven_v1.0, whole genome shotgun sequence genome. Coding sequences within it:
- the LOC123998621 gene encoding caskin-2-like isoform X3 codes for the protein MGKEQDLLQAVKTGDLPSTQKLLAKLKASRNKLLGSTKRLNVNYQDGDGFSALHHAALTGTTDLLSVLLEAQATVDIKDRNGMRPLHYAAWQGKADSVLMLLRAGAGVNGVSQDGHIPLHLAAQYGHYDVSEMLLQHQSNPCLINKTKKTPLDLACEFGRVKVAQLLLSSNMVVALLEGNSKEPADSGFNTPLHLAARNGHKDIIRLLLKAGIDINRATKAGTALHEAALYGKTEVVRQLLEAGIDVNIRNTYNQTALDMVNQFTTSHASKDIKQLLRGVLQVRALKDYWNIHDPTALNIQAGDVIMVLEQHMDGRWKGHIHDSQRGTDRVGYFPPNIVEVISRRSGGTLSRHASLPTQRHQLLSRAPLSSSLSSAPQTDDSYTMYTPNNPHMALSHAIGLSANPGRPPSSLSQPGCPLEDIWVLRNSHTAAGDRNSVGSTGSVGSTRSAGSGQSTESNTALNGQHHQTTALPDTAKPAPSAGDSGQPVHNKQPDLTAVVLGAPRRPMVNILRPGEQQFVSPQFIRPLQLLEGKDAEAIYQWLSDFQLEQYTGNFITAGYDVPTISRMTPEDLTAIGVTKPGHRKKISIEIGNLSIPEWLPEYIPADLGEWLSTIGLPQYQRKLSENGYDSISIVRDLTWEDLQEIGITKLGHQKKMMLAVKKLCDIQRAILAAESGQGTLRRKPPGALHLVTIEPPDSSSDCPSPHTPKMLTFQDSELSAELQTAMSSHCQEGPAIKSAVGMSRSQESIDARSRGSGRSQDPPTASITPHSRSQESLGGSSTSTSLSADSSPAKERNIPEGWDQRSILQQQQLPKQVPLGAATVFQYPAIPAKPKGPGSHSLGSSPQGSPAQRGFSYLHSHCGSTDVGHGSPTKPLAHTYHSMTLAPPKKRSQSLTRYALSDGEPDEEDDDLAPPSSTLESYATLTRRPGRSQLAGMQITPVKYGTVGRSQSFAVRARKKGPPPAPPKRLSSVSSSPSIGSTENMAPSPGGVETDSPGSVRSIAACLEASTEGKSLSRPRLDLLQPEPPLPSLTPSGLEPREASAGMRRRVQSECAPAQTDIPDHYPDPERGVKSDSEEEEPKAPGLDGSSSPHNSSSECIPFAEEGNLTIKQRPKVGGPPRAESTVEIPADKNRPTKTALEVPEFNLKESDTVKRRYKPKDHAGSSPTSDSEGQIGSDSSPGSRLQSESCEEVSLVSLRISEASLEGLENLAVTGTPLKPPVSPKPHCSHGPPRHSPKTVPTQSGCCYSHSAAHYDCQHGTKSCLLNPTITHTQPVSPSPRASVPGSPDRQAPGLCGRPRPRGRVWPGVRGGAAAEAGADQHLSGGSTAGCGEKLTQEDSTDGGSNTVKSAGNILDDIGNMFDDLADQLDAMLD